The proteins below come from a single Roseiflexus sp. RS-1 genomic window:
- the msrA gene encoding peptide-methionine (S)-S-oxide reductase MsrA yields the protein MTDTIVPKRDVATLGGGCFWCLEAVYDEIEGVISVESGYAGGHKPNPTYEEVCTGRTGHAEVVQITFDPQVITFRDLLDIFFSIHDPTTPNRQGADVGPQYRSIILYHNEDQRRIAEETIAALNAAKIWSAPIVTEVKPFTEFWMAEEYHQEYFAKNPYQGYCMAVVAPKVMKARKQFSERIKSKR from the coding sequence ATGACTGATACAATCGTTCCCAAACGCGACGTCGCCACGCTGGGCGGCGGGTGTTTCTGGTGTCTCGAAGCCGTGTACGACGAGATCGAAGGGGTCATCAGCGTCGAATCGGGGTATGCTGGCGGGCACAAGCCCAACCCGACATACGAGGAGGTCTGCACCGGCAGAACCGGTCACGCCGAAGTTGTGCAGATCACGTTCGATCCGCAGGTCATCACGTTTCGCGACCTGCTGGACATCTTTTTCAGCATTCACGACCCGACCACGCCCAACCGTCAGGGCGCCGACGTCGGTCCGCAGTACCGTTCGATCATTCTGTATCACAACGAAGATCAGCGCCGGATTGCCGAAGAAACCATCGCTGCATTGAACGCCGCAAAAATCTGGAGCGCGCCGATCGTAACCGAAGTGAAGCCGTTTACAGAGTTCTGGATGGCGGAAGAGTACCACCAGGAATATTTTGCAAAGAATCCGTACCAGGGGTACTGTATGGCAGTCGTCGCGCCAAAGGTGATGAAAGCGCGAAAACAATTCTCCGAACGCATCAAATCGAAGCGCTGA
- a CDS encoding polysaccharide deacetylase family protein produces the protein MEHVPPPLRLHLAVCYNAPSERVRSQTPERDMKRTWHAGIVGAVALGLILMSTVFVAVQERMGRCAAVPLIADDLLGAPDFSNLAPGTPTGVLLPVGWSAAASGVQVGDFTVSGSGRSFQLLGIANHLRTPSVAVRPGVSYCATAQALADSSSATRVRLGFHWLDASGDILRVDWSGWQEVRRWNGPTDTQPWSLIGGGFTAPPEATHLAVTFHPASDDRVYLDLIRIRHGRFPHTGEMPPASPEQTAGVEALPWPNGARAALSFSFDWETTMGGLIHSRSVDDPNVDQDPLMRGMRMREGITTTLDIFRPYGIRATYYATGYNFLTGNREQRRFMGDPTFTWANRANRWQTDAWQQQPWFSPDPYGTVATDPAWYFGDLIPLVQREGHDIQSHTFSHLYGGLASAEEWRSDLSEWRRVAAEHNVPPARSLAFPWSSSAGMSYANWQALAEAGITSVTRTNWNPRQPQYHLVSRDEPHCRPVPGHEAILACPDFYLTEQSAAEAPGVIERAINTGGMIDLWAHTEEVVTPAQIAVWRNVVRYAVGRRDAGDLWIAPLAEIADRQQAVALVRIERHESEPVHDMSSNAPLHFLVTNHSVHDLQGLTLNLPSVIQQVTLDGEQSNATPVVRGTLLIFDLAAGETIEVTAWLG, from the coding sequence ATGGAACACGTACCCCCGCCGCTGCGTCTCCACCTGGCAGTATGCTATAATGCGCCGTCTGAACGAGTGCGAAGCCAGACACCGGAACGGGATATGAAACGAACGTGGCATGCGGGCATTGTTGGAGCAGTCGCGCTTGGACTTATTCTGATGAGCACCGTATTCGTCGCAGTGCAGGAGCGGATGGGGCGGTGTGCAGCAGTGCCATTGATCGCTGACGATCTGCTGGGCGCGCCTGATTTTTCCAACCTGGCGCCCGGTACGCCGACCGGCGTTCTGTTGCCGGTCGGCTGGAGCGCAGCCGCAAGCGGCGTACAGGTTGGCGACTTTACCGTTTCCGGTTCAGGGCGCTCGTTCCAACTCCTCGGCATCGCCAACCACCTCCGCACCCCGTCGGTCGCCGTGCGACCTGGCGTGTCGTACTGCGCCACTGCGCAGGCGCTCGCCGACTCGTCTTCGGCGACTCGGGTGCGCCTCGGATTTCACTGGCTCGACGCCAGCGGCGACATCCTGCGCGTCGACTGGAGCGGGTGGCAGGAGGTGCGGCGCTGGAACGGACCAACTGACACTCAACCCTGGTCGCTGATCGGTGGAGGGTTCACCGCCCCGCCTGAAGCCACCCATCTTGCGGTGACGTTCCATCCTGCATCTGATGATCGGGTCTACCTCGACCTGATCCGCATCCGACACGGGCGCTTCCCACACACCGGCGAGATGCCGCCAGCATCACCTGAGCAGACTGCCGGGGTTGAGGCGCTTCCCTGGCCCAACGGCGCGCGCGCAGCGCTCTCATTTTCGTTCGATTGGGAAACGACGATGGGCGGGTTGATCCATTCGCGTTCGGTCGATGACCCAAACGTCGATCAGGACCCGCTTATGCGAGGAATGCGGATGCGCGAAGGAATCACGACAACGCTGGACATCTTCCGACCATACGGCATCCGCGCCACCTACTACGCAACCGGGTACAATTTCCTGACCGGCAACCGCGAGCAGCGGCGCTTCATGGGAGACCCGACGTTCACGTGGGCGAACCGTGCTAACCGCTGGCAAACCGACGCCTGGCAGCAGCAACCCTGGTTCTCACCCGATCCGTATGGCACGGTAGCGACTGACCCTGCCTGGTATTTTGGCGACCTGATCCCGCTGGTGCAGCGCGAGGGACATGATATTCAGAGCCATACGTTCAGCCACCTGTACGGCGGGCTTGCGAGCGCTGAGGAGTGGCGCAGCGATCTCTCCGAATGGCGGAGAGTCGCTGCAGAGCACAATGTCCCGCCAGCGCGGTCGCTGGCGTTTCCGTGGAGCAGCAGCGCCGGCATGAGTTACGCGAACTGGCAGGCGCTGGCAGAAGCCGGCATCACGTCGGTGACGCGCACGAACTGGAATCCGCGCCAACCGCAGTACCATCTGGTGAGCAGGGATGAACCGCACTGCCGACCGGTTCCGGGCCACGAAGCGATCCTCGCCTGCCCGGATTTCTACCTGACAGAGCAGAGCGCTGCGGAAGCGCCAGGCGTGATCGAGCGCGCCATCAACACCGGCGGCATGATCGACCTGTGGGCGCACACCGAAGAAGTCGTCACTCCGGCGCAGATCGCCGTGTGGCGCAACGTTGTGCGCTATGCCGTCGGGCGCCGCGATGCGGGCGATCTGTGGATTGCGCCGCTGGCGGAGATTGCCGACCGGCAACAGGCGGTGGCGCTGGTGCGCATCGAGCGACACGAATCAGAACCGGTTCACGACATGTCCTCAAACGCACCGTTGCATTTCCTGGTTACGAACCATAGCGTACACGACCTGCAAGGATTGACGCTCAACCTGCCGTCTGTCATCCAACAGGTAACGTTGGACGGCGAACAGAGCAACGCAACGCCTGTTGTTCGCGGTACGCTGCTGATCTTCGATCTGGCAGCCGGTGAGACCATCGAGGTGACGGCATGGTTGGGGTAA
- a CDS encoding ABC transporter permease: MAHLATPATWIVALSRQRGPLRLYQWLWLLICTLGALAIAAPRILSQPIRYETLATVQIDAVERYHELYTDGQPDDDYRAVEAQALELLKARRPDLGGPTYAVRFAPHSDGRIDIIATGRTPLEAQMLADEAAEMLARTVRAAGGREILRNLMGWELTEALQGRQPETTFQHLLREIIRTQAFPLNRAVEPVSAYITVDQLPREELSDLARALEVREEQLRRIDIPALEMNRTAATGAALQRIDADLVRLTAGKQAIRDALAYLYRNLSAAFAPDAPSDAYRAIRAPLPERAVDRRIPLLLSVATLVGLVFGAAGVAVDRSAGVMRKILELWAYRELIRNLVIRDLQVRYKGSALGYLWTQLAPLLLMLVFWFVFSAFFQADIAMFPVFLLVGLLPWNFASEAVSGGTRSVIDNAALVKKVFFPREVLPLVSVLSSLVNFVLSLPMLLLVMAAVQAMYAPLRATGNWTNFSWTFVYLPVLIGIQTLFLAGVALFLSALAVRYRDTVHLIGIFIQFWFFLTPVIYALDRVAGPLVQLVRWLNPMASLVEFYREILYGNAVAFGQIPTPNLPALDSVLRVLLTALATLAIGYWYFQRRSGEFGERL; encoded by the coding sequence ATGGCACACCTTGCGACGCCAGCAACCTGGATCGTGGCGTTGAGCCGCCAGCGCGGACCACTGCGGTTGTACCAGTGGCTCTGGCTGCTGATCTGCACACTTGGCGCGCTGGCGATAGCAGCGCCGCGCATCCTCTCCCAACCGATCCGCTATGAAACGCTGGCAACGGTGCAGATCGATGCCGTCGAACGCTATCACGAGTTGTATACCGACGGTCAGCCCGACGACGATTACCGCGCTGTCGAGGCGCAGGCGCTCGAACTGTTGAAAGCGCGCCGTCCCGACCTTGGCGGTCCGACCTATGCGGTGCGCTTTGCGCCACACTCCGATGGGCGCATCGACATCATCGCCACCGGTCGGACACCGCTCGAAGCGCAGATGCTGGCGGACGAAGCGGCAGAGATGCTGGCGCGCACAGTGCGCGCAGCCGGCGGACGCGAGATTCTGCGCAATCTCATGGGATGGGAACTGACCGAAGCGCTCCAGGGGCGTCAGCCAGAAACGACCTTCCAGCATCTGCTGCGCGAAATCATCCGGACGCAGGCGTTTCCGCTCAACCGGGCGGTCGAGCCGGTCTCGGCGTACATCACTGTTGATCAACTGCCACGCGAAGAACTGAGCGACCTGGCGCGCGCGCTGGAAGTTCGTGAGGAACAGTTGCGGCGTATCGATATTCCCGCGCTGGAGATGAATCGCACGGCTGCAACCGGCGCTGCGCTCCAGCGGATCGATGCCGACCTGGTGCGCCTGACGGCGGGAAAACAGGCGATCCGTGATGCGCTCGCATACCTGTATCGCAACCTCAGCGCCGCCTTCGCCCCCGATGCACCCAGCGACGCCTACCGCGCGATCCGGGCGCCGCTGCCGGAACGCGCCGTTGATCGCCGCATCCCGCTGCTCCTCTCGGTGGCAACGCTGGTCGGGCTGGTCTTCGGCGCAGCCGGTGTGGCAGTGGATCGCAGCGCTGGCGTCATGCGCAAAATCCTGGAACTCTGGGCATACCGCGAATTGATCCGCAACCTTGTGATCCGCGATTTGCAGGTTCGGTATAAAGGCAGCGCGCTTGGCTATCTCTGGACGCAACTGGCGCCTCTGCTGCTCATGCTCGTCTTCTGGTTCGTCTTCAGCGCCTTCTTCCAGGCGGACATCGCCATGTTCCCAGTGTTCCTTCTGGTCGGTCTGTTGCCGTGGAACTTCGCCAGCGAAGCGGTGAGCGGCGGCACACGCAGTGTGATCGACAATGCGGCGCTGGTCAAGAAGGTGTTCTTCCCGCGTGAGGTACTGCCGCTCGTCTCCGTCCTTTCCAGCCTGGTCAACTTTGTGCTGTCGCTGCCGATGCTTCTGCTGGTCATGGCGGCAGTTCAGGCAATGTACGCACCTTTGCGCGCAACGGGCAACTGGACGAACTTTTCGTGGACGTTCGTCTATCTGCCGGTGTTGATTGGCATTCAGACGCTCTTTCTGGCGGGGGTGGCGTTGTTTCTCAGTGCGCTGGCGGTGCGCTACCGCGATACCGTTCACCTGATCGGCATCTTCATTCAGTTCTGGTTCTTCCTCACACCGGTCATCTATGCGCTTGATCGGGTTGCCGGTCCGCTGGTGCAACTGGTGCGCTGGCTCAACCCGATGGCGTCGCTGGTTGAGTTTTACCGCGAGATTCTGTATGGAAACGCTGTCGCCTTTGGTCAGATTCCGACCCCGAACCTCCCTGCCCTCGATAGTGTGCTGCGTGTTCTGTTGACCGCCCTGGCGACTCTGGCGATTGGCTACTGGTATTTCCAGCGTCGCAGCGGTGAGTTTGGCGAGCGGTTGTAG
- a CDS encoding glycosyltransferase: MKTLNSVAPTIVLPAWQALRAEQAVTSHSPHALMAEVQPSTFNPQPSTFNLQPSIFNLQPSTFNLQPSTPDPQRPPITIIILTWNGLEYTRRCIESIRAHTHDIAYHLLVVDNGSSDGTLEWLRSQPEIRVIANERNLGFARGNNQGMAATPPDHDVLLLNNDTLIIQDHWLAHLSDVAHSHPAYGIVGCTLLHANGSLQHAGTYMPTDSFWGCQIGGGEAYIGQYPGVREVEGITGACMYIRHDVRALLGGFDEAYTSYFEDTDYCLRARQAGFRIVCTGGVQVVHFENTSARINNASWQAMWDRGREVFVRKWKSFYDQKYHRAIVWHSLVASPSGYATSSRELVLELDRCGIDVRLACIWGNDFTEPLTGDPRIDQLRARLKDSSLPQVVYHQGDSFIKNSGRYRIGYTMIETDRLPDEWVYQANQMDEVWTPTHWGAEVFRASGVKRPIFVIPLGINPNYFHPGIQGRKPGNRFVFLSIFEWIERKAPEVLIRAYQQTFRRSDDVLLLLKIFNYDPGLDVARRLGELIQRDGPPVVVLPNQQIAAYQLGCLYRSADCFVLPTRGEGWGMPALEAMACGLPVISTNWGGQTAFLNADVAYPLQVRGLVPAEARAPYYRGLRWADPDIDHLCALMRHVYEHPDEARAVGARAAVEVAARWTWAHAAAAIIERLEAIE, encoded by the coding sequence ATGAAAACGCTCAACTCTGTCGCTCCCACCATCGTGTTGCCCGCGTGGCAGGCGCTTCGCGCGGAACAGGCTGTCACGTCACACTCGCCGCACGCGCTCATGGCAGAAGTTCAACCTTCAACCTTCAACCCCCAACCTTCAACCTTCAACCTTCAACCTTCAATCTTCAACCTTCAGCCTTCAACCTTCAACCTTCAACCTTCAACTCCCGACCCCCAACGCCCACCCATCACGATCATCATCCTCACATGGAATGGTCTCGAATATACCCGCCGTTGCATTGAGAGCATCCGCGCCCACACCCACGATATAGCGTATCATCTGCTGGTGGTGGACAACGGAAGTAGCGATGGAACGCTGGAGTGGTTGCGCTCACAACCAGAGATCAGGGTGATTGCCAATGAGCGCAACCTGGGATTTGCGCGGGGCAACAATCAGGGCATGGCAGCCACTCCACCGGACCACGACGTGCTGCTGCTCAATAACGATACCCTGATCATTCAGGATCACTGGCTTGCGCATTTGAGCGATGTGGCGCATAGCCATCCTGCATATGGCATTGTCGGGTGCACGCTGCTGCATGCCAATGGATCGCTCCAGCACGCCGGAACCTATATGCCGACGGATAGTTTTTGGGGGTGCCAGATCGGTGGCGGCGAAGCATACATCGGGCAATATCCCGGCGTGCGCGAGGTCGAGGGGATCACAGGCGCGTGCATGTACATCCGCCACGACGTGCGCGCGCTGTTGGGCGGTTTCGATGAAGCGTACACCTCGTACTTCGAGGATACCGACTACTGTCTGCGGGCGCGTCAGGCGGGGTTCAGGATCGTCTGCACCGGCGGCGTTCAGGTGGTGCATTTCGAGAATACCAGCGCCAGGATCAATAATGCATCCTGGCAGGCGATGTGGGACAGGGGGCGTGAGGTGTTCGTTCGCAAATGGAAATCTTTCTACGACCAGAAGTACCACCGTGCCATCGTCTGGCACTCACTGGTGGCGTCGCCGTCCGGGTATGCGACGTCGTCGCGTGAACTTGTGCTCGAACTCGACCGTTGCGGCATCGATGTGCGCCTGGCGTGCATCTGGGGGAATGATTTCACCGAACCGCTGACGGGCGATCCGCGCATCGATCAGTTGCGCGCCCGTCTCAAAGACTCCAGTCTGCCGCAGGTCGTCTACCATCAGGGCGACTCGTTCATCAAGAATAGCGGACGCTACCGCATCGGTTATACCATGATCGAGACCGACCGGTTGCCGGATGAGTGGGTCTATCAGGCGAACCAGATGGACGAGGTCTGGACGCCAACCCACTGGGGGGCTGAGGTCTTCCGCGCCAGCGGCGTGAAACGTCCGATCTTCGTTATTCCGCTGGGGATCAATCCAAACTATTTTCATCCTGGCATCCAGGGGCGTAAGCCCGGCAATCGATTCGTCTTCCTGTCAATCTTCGAGTGGATCGAGCGTAAAGCGCCGGAAGTGTTGATCCGCGCCTACCAGCAAACGTTTCGCCGCAGTGATGATGTGCTGCTGCTGCTCAAGATTTTCAATTACGATCCCGGTCTCGATGTGGCGCGACGCCTGGGAGAACTGATCCAGCGCGACGGTCCGCCGGTGGTGGTGCTGCCCAATCAGCAGATCGCTGCATACCAGCTCGGCTGTCTCTACCGGAGCGCCGACTGCTTCGTGCTGCCAACGCGCGGCGAGGGATGGGGCATGCCGGCGCTGGAAGCAATGGCGTGTGGACTGCCGGTTATTTCCACCAATTGGGGTGGGCAGACGGCGTTTCTCAACGCAGATGTCGCCTATCCGCTGCAGGTGCGCGGTCTCGTCCCGGCGGAAGCGCGCGCCCCATACTACCGCGGGTTACGCTGGGCAGACCCCGACATTGACCACCTTTGTGCACTGATGCGCCACGTGTATGAACATCCTGACGAAGCGCGCGCGGTAGGAGCGCGGGCAGCCGTCGAAGTCGCTGCACGCTGGACATGGGCGCATGCGGCTGCGGCGATCATCGAGCGTCTGGAAGCGATTGAATAA
- a CDS encoding glycosyltransferase family 4 protein: MHIGIDISLLRIAQAGVLTYHRALLNHLVRVGRDCHFTLIDVLPLNPGRPMAPLAALDAPNVRVVRCPGIRRGYLSARPAFHHGPAHTITAWIDRLLDPIWAQAAVIEMGVELRAATRRVEVFHASDQLPFAPPGAAVVLTIHDLTTRRFPDMHMPDNTALHAIKERFARTRADRIIADSEATRRDIVRELNIPPEKISVVYAAADTRFRPHTPEETQTTLERYSLTHNRYILSVGTLEPRKNHVRLIEAYAMLRARYTPAGHLPPLIIAGGNGWKYDAILAAPEQTGVAGFVRFLGRVPDDDLPALIAGSRVFVYPSLYEGFGLPPLEALACGVPVVVSHAASLPEVVGDAGLYCDPYDPHDIARQIAALLEDNDLSLRLRCAGVERARQFSWERAARETLAVYAQARDERKARRR; the protein is encoded by the coding sequence ATGCACATCGGTATCGATATTTCGCTGTTGCGAATTGCTCAGGCGGGCGTTCTCACCTATCACCGGGCGCTGCTCAACCACCTGGTGCGCGTGGGACGCGACTGTCATTTTACGCTGATCGACGTTCTGCCGCTCAACCCTGGTCGCCCAATGGCGCCGCTGGCAGCGCTCGATGCACCGAACGTGCGGGTGGTGCGTTGCCCGGGCATCCGGCGCGGCTACCTCAGCGCACGTCCTGCGTTCCACCACGGACCTGCGCATACCATCACCGCATGGATCGACCGTCTGCTCGACCCGATCTGGGCGCAGGCGGCAGTCATCGAGATGGGAGTGGAACTCCGCGCTGCCACACGCCGTGTCGAGGTGTTCCATGCCTCCGATCAACTCCCCTTTGCTCCGCCCGGCGCTGCGGTTGTGCTGACCATTCACGATCTGACCACGCGCCGCTTCCCCGACATGCATATGCCGGACAATACCGCACTCCACGCCATCAAAGAGCGCTTCGCCCGCACCCGCGCCGACCGTATCATCGCCGATTCTGAAGCGACCCGACGCGACATCGTGCGTGAACTGAACATCCCGCCAGAAAAAATCAGTGTAGTGTACGCAGCAGCAGATACGCGCTTCCGTCCCCATACTCCCGAAGAAACACAAACGACCCTGGAGCGCTACAGTCTGACGCACAACCGGTACATCCTGAGCGTTGGCACCCTCGAACCGCGAAAAAACCACGTCCGCCTGATCGAAGCGTATGCGATGCTCCGCGCCAGATATACGCCAGCCGGACATCTGCCGCCGCTGATCATCGCTGGCGGCAATGGATGGAAGTACGACGCAATCCTGGCAGCGCCGGAACAGACCGGCGTCGCCGGGTTCGTCCGGTTTCTTGGGCGCGTCCCCGATGATGACCTGCCCGCGCTGATTGCTGGATCGCGCGTGTTTGTGTATCCTTCGTTGTATGAAGGATTCGGGTTGCCGCCGCTGGAAGCGCTCGCCTGCGGTGTACCAGTGGTTGTGTCGCACGCAGCGTCGCTGCCCGAAGTGGTTGGCGACGCCGGGCTATACTGCGACCCGTATGACCCGCACGATATTGCACGCCAGATAGCGGCGCTGCTGGAAGATAACGACCTGTCGCTGCGATTGCGGTGTGCTGGCGTTGAACGTGCGAGGCAGTTCTCGTGGGAGCGCGCCGCCCGTGAGACGCTCGCCGTCTACGCACAGGCGCGTGATGAACGAAAGGCGAGACGACGATGA